From the Diceros bicornis minor isolate mBicDic1 chromosome 19, mDicBic1.mat.cur, whole genome shotgun sequence genome, one window contains:
- the DEFB121 gene encoding beta-defensin 121, producing MKLLLVLTVTLLLAQVTPATKCWGKLGRCRKTCEESEVFYILCRTEAKCCVNPKYVPVETGFSNETGKLGLNSAV from the exons ATGAAGCTCCTTCTGGTCTTGACTGTTACCCTGCTCTTGGCCCAGGTCACCCCAG CCACAAAGTGTTGGGGTAAGTTGGGACGTTGCAGAAAAACATGTGAAGAGAGTGAAGTATTCTATATATTATGCAGAACTGAGGCTAAGTGCTGTGTAAATCCCAAGTATGTACCTGTAGAAACTGGATTCTCAAATGAAACTGGAAAACTAGGATTAAATTCTGCGGTCTGA